The DNA window GAGATgacttttttcaatatgaaaatatatatgcgatatattaataaagaaaacattTGGCTAGATCAGAGCAGTATACATATAGTACAGCACAGATGGCGTACACGGGGTTTGGATTGGATCAGATCCATCCTCCAGTAAACAAATCGTTTAATCAAATGACACCGGAGGAACAAGCTGAAAAAGGTGCaacaatgatgataaatttcatgTCATCATGCCCTGGGAAGACCGTAGTTAGTGGAGTCACTGGTTTTGGCCTCGGTGGTATATTTGGGTTGTTTATGTCCTCTATGGCATATGATACTCCCGTTCAGCTCGCTACAAATGTCAAGACCATAGCAGATATGACAATGAAACAGCAACTGAGAGTACAATTTGCCGACATGTATAAAAAATCGATATCAAGCGCTAAAAGCTTTGGTTACATGGGTTTGGTGTATTCTGGTGTCGAGTGTGTCGTTGAATCAGCGAGAGCAAAGAATGATATCAATAATGGACTCATAGCGGGCTGTATAACTGGTGGGGGACTCGCTTACAAAGGTGGCCCTCAGGCTGCATTCATGGGCTGTGTTGGTTTTGCTGCCTTTTCTCTTGCTATTGATACTTATATGAAAATGGAAGATGGGAAACCTCCTGTAAATGACtttaatgaataattttcatcttATAAAAAACACTGATCTCCTGTAAATAATGATGCATAGTTTGTCTCTTTATAGATTACATATAATAATACACATAGATATTGCAAATAAAAAgtataataatacaaatCGTCCAGTACAGAATTTCTCGAGAAATACTCTTGTCGTTGTCATTGGTTGTTGATTGCTGTCCTcttaataaattaattattATATCCAGCTTTCGTTTGTTTTCTTCGATGTCCTCTTGCAACCTTAGCAAGGTTTGTGAAGTGTATGAATCCACTCCAGTGGAAAACTGTGACGGCGAATGATATTTAGAGATAGAATCGATGGAAAAAGCTCGATGATGCGTTGCATTATCCGATTGTTCATCATGATTTATTGCTGATGAATTATGTAAACTGTGTTCTGCTTCATCATGTTTAGGAATATAGggattttttgaaggatCGATCCATTTTTCCACCGAGGGaacattttctaatttccTCAATTCTTGAAGTCGTCTCTCAATCATAACTTTGTCTTGAGTTAGCAATCTTCGCCATTTGTTATTCATTTcgttcttcttctgcaaTAACCTATCTTTAGTAATTACGGATTTTGGTTTCTCACTGTCTTTTTCGTTTCCATTGTTGATATAAGGTAGCGGAAGAGGATCACCTAAAACATTTCTTACTGAATAATGTCGTCTTCCTTGCGAATTATCTCGCCTATTCTTTCGTATATTGATAGTGTTACTATTTTGACCAACCTTCCTTTGGCTATCGTTGTGTTCTTCATCTCTATAGCCTCTCATCGCAGCGATGGTATCTGGCGATATCAATGTCGGATAATAATTCGATTCTGTAACATCATCCTGGTTTAACAAGTCCCCAGACCAGTTCTGACTATGTTCCTCAAGGTCTGCATCATAAAATTCGTCTTGATCCTCCACTTTAACTGTATTATTTCCAAGAGTTgtacttttattttcataatcattcatttgtttatttttcctttcatTGTATAATCGTTCGATCTTATTCAATCGAGCTTCTGAAGACTTCTTATTGAAGTTCGAGg is part of the Kazachstania africana CBS 2517 chromosome 1, complete genome genome and encodes:
- the KAR1 gene encoding Kar1p (similar to Saccharomyces cerevisiae KAR1 (YNL188W); ancestral locus Anc_2.64), with product MNSRNASNFNKKSSEARLNKIERLYNERKNKQMNDYENKSTTLGNNTVKVEDQDEFYDADLEEHSQNWSGDLLNQDDVTESNYYPTLISPDTIAAMRGYRDEEHNDSQRKVGQNSNTINIRKNRRDNSQGRRHYSVRNVLGDPLPLPYINNGNEKDSEKPKSVITKDRLLQKKNEMNNKWRRLLTQDKVMIERRLQELRKLENVPSVEKWIDPSKNPYIPKHDEAEHSLHNSSAINHDEQSDNATHHRAFSIDSISKYHSPSQFSTGVDSYTSQTLLRLQEDIEENKRKLDIIINLLRGQQSTTNDNDKSISREILYWTICIIILFICNIYVYYYM
- the KAFR0A07600 gene encoding mitochondrial import inner membrane translocase subunit TIM22 (similar to Saccharomyces cerevisiae TIM22 (YDL217C); ancestral locus Anc_2.65), with the protein product MAYTGFGLDQIHPPVNKSFNQMTPEEQAEKGATMMINFMSSCPGKTVVSGVTGFGLGGIFGLFMSSMAYDTPVQLATNVKTIADMTMKQQLRVQFADMYKKSISSAKSFGYMGLVYSGVECVVESARAKNDINNGLIAGCITGGGLAYKGGPQAAFMGCVGFAAFSLAIDTYMKMEDGKPPVNDFNE